The Butyrivibrio proteoclasticus B316 genome segment CCTTATCATTAAAGGCATTTATCTGTTCATTAGTTACAGTGGTATTTTTTACAGGGTTTACCGATACGTAAAAAATCTCTGTTTCAGGATATTCTTCCTGTAAACCATCCAAATAGCTGATATATTTGTCTGCATTTGCCAGATCATTAACGCCAAGATTAAAGATAAGAACAGTGTTATCCGTTAAAACATCCCTTATCTGCTGGTCTGCAGTCTTGGTAAGCCACTTATATCCCTGTCCGACCTTAGCAATCACCGTTGCTTCATCCGATATTATGCTTTCCATGCCAACTGTTCTTGAGTCACCTACAAATAGATACTGTTTTTCTTCGTTTTCTGTATTTGAAACAACCTCTTCTATATCAAGATTCATCTCTTCTGGCATTGTATATACTATCTCACCATTTTTATTTAATGGTTCGCTTTCAATAAGTTCAATACCTTTAGCAGATGTTTCTTCTGTTTCACATTCTATAGATACCGAAGTGTTTTCTGTATTTAATTGTTCGTCATCTACTGTCACTGTTTTAACTCCGGTAAAAGTCAACGTGCAGGTTGTTATTCCTATGATAATTTCTTTTATATACATCGTGGGTTCCCTTCCCTGCCTTCTACTGTGCAAGGTCGTTGGTTTTTATCTTTTGTTTTAATTGTCTTAAACATTATGGAATTTTTATATTTGCTGTTATATTGAATAATTTGTGCATAAAAAAAATGGAGCCGTGTGTTTTTCTGCACAACAGCTCCATTATGGACTGAAAAAGACTGCATAGGCGCTAGGACACTACACAATCTTACAATTGTGACGCCTGTTTGCGCCCTATTCAGCCTCTTATTTATGGCTCTTTTGAGCCAAAGAAGGAAGGAATTCTTCGTTACTAAGTTGGCTGCTTAGTAACAAATATAAACTATCATTAAATG includes the following:
- a CDS encoding SGNH/GDSL hydrolase family protein, giving the protein MYIKEIIIGITTCTLTFTGVKTVTVDDEQLNTENTSVSIECETEETSAKGIELIESEPLNKNGEIVYTMPEEMNLDIEEVVSNTENEEKQYLFVGDSRTVGMESIISDEATVIAKVGQGYKWLTKTADQQIRDVLTDNTVLIFNLGVNDLANADKYISYLDGLQEEYPETEIFYVSVNPVKNTTVTNEQINAFNDKVKEASVSFIDTNSYLVENGFETPDGLHYSKNTYQEIYDYIVKEVNDAVHPVNSL